From Candidatus Binatia bacterium, the proteins below share one genomic window:
- a CDS encoding DedA family protein produces the protein MELLKQAIDIFLHLDAHLNEWAALIGPWLYVLLFAIIFCETGLVVTPFLPGDSLLFAVGALASIEGSPIDLPIMGVLLCIAAVLGDAVNYSIGARVGPRVFTSETSWLLNKDHLRQTHEFYERHGGKTIILARFIPIIRTFAPFIAGIGKMGYTHFAAYNVTGGIVWVMSFLLAGYYFGNMPVVKRNFHVVIVAIIVISVMPPVIEYLRNRRKGAAPMGAAE, from the coding sequence ATGGAATTGCTCAAACAGGCAATCGATATTTTCCTGCACCTCGACGCGCACCTCAACGAGTGGGCGGCGCTTATCGGACCGTGGCTCTACGTGCTGCTGTTCGCGATCATCTTCTGCGAGACGGGATTGGTCGTCACGCCGTTTCTGCCCGGCGATTCGCTGTTGTTCGCGGTCGGAGCGCTGGCGTCGATCGAGGGCTCGCCGATCGACCTGCCGATCATGGGGGTGCTGCTGTGTATTGCGGCGGTGCTTGGGGATGCCGTGAACTACTCGATCGGCGCCCGGGTTGGTCCCAGAGTGTTCACCAGCGAGACCTCGTGGCTGCTGAACAAGGACCATCTGCGGCAGACCCACGAGTTCTACGAGCGTCACGGGGGAAAGACGATCATTCTGGCGCGATTCATCCCGATCATCCGCACCTTTGCCCCGTTTATCGCCGGCATCGGCAAGATGGGCTACACCCACTTCGCGGCTTACAACGTGACCGGCGGCATCGTGTGGGTGATGTCGTTCCTGCTCGCCGGTTACTACTTCGGCAACATGCCGGTAGTGAAGCGCAACTTCCACGTCGTGATCGTGGCGATCATCGTCATTTCCGTCATGCCTCCGGTCATCGAGTATCTGCGCAATCGGCGTAAGGGCGCGGCGCCGATGGGCGCGGCGGAGTGA
- a CDS encoding 2-oxo acid dehydrogenase subunit E2, whose translation MSAAKREIPHFYVTAEIDMEAAAQLRAALADSGRVPERITYTHLLVRALALTLPKHPRVNASWVEDRIVYHDHVNIGIAVAVEDGLVAPVVRGCERLSLRAIARAVQDLVAKAPAGRFAGDELSGATFSLSNMGMLDVEEFSAVITPPQAAVLAVGAVKPRPVICDGRLAVGRTVRVTLSVDHRVLNGVEAGRFLEDLKRVIENPVLLVMGEE comes from the coding sequence ATGAGCGCGGCGAAACGGGAGATCCCGCATTTCTACGTCACCGCGGAGATCGACATGGAGGCCGCGGCGCAACTGCGGGCCGCGCTCGCCGACTCCGGCCGGGTGCCGGAACGGATCACGTACACCCACCTGCTGGTGAGAGCGCTCGCTCTCACGCTGCCGAAGCACCCGCGCGTCAACGCCTCGTGGGTGGAGGATCGCATCGTCTATCACGACCATGTGAACATCGGCATCGCGGTCGCGGTGGAAGACGGTCTGGTGGCGCCGGTGGTTCGCGGCTGCGAGAGACTCTCGCTGAGGGCGATTGCCCGCGCCGTGCAAGACCTCGTCGCCAAAGCTCCCGCCGGGCGGTTTGCAGGCGATGAATTGTCGGGCGCGACCTTCTCGCTCTCCAACATGGGTATGCTCGACGTCGAGGAGTTCAGCGCGGTGATTACGCCGCCGCAGGCCGCCGTGCTGGCTGTGGGTGCGGTGAAGCCACGGCCGGTGATATGTGATGGGCGGCTTGCCGTCGGGCGCACCGTGCGCGTGACGCTGTCGGTCGACCATCGCGTGTTGAACGGCGTGGAAGCCGGGCGTTTCCTCGAGGACCTCAAGCGAGTGATCGAAAATCCCGTCTTGCTCGTGATGGGCGAAGAGTAG
- a CDS encoding ribonuclease HII: MATSTRARRQAARFGALLQVERELWARGLSRVAGVDEVGVGPLAGPVVAAAVVLPPDGRPHGVDDSKRLTAAARATAEAAIRACALGVGVGIVEVADIDRLNIYHAALEAMRRALLALPEPPDHVVVDARRVPGISVPQTALIGGDARCYAVAAASIVAKVARDRLMQTLETAYPGYGLGRNMGYGTPEHLAAIERHGPSPVHRRSFAPVRTMRLPGM; the protein is encoded by the coding sequence ATGGCGACCAGCACACGCGCGAGGCGACAGGCGGCGCGTTTTGGCGCGCTGCTTCAGGTGGAACGGGAACTCTGGGCTCGGGGGTTGAGTCGTGTCGCCGGGGTCGACGAGGTCGGCGTCGGACCGCTGGCCGGTCCGGTGGTCGCCGCGGCGGTCGTGTTGCCGCCGGACGGCCGGCCCCACGGGGTCGACGATTCGAAGCGCCTCACGGCGGCCGCGCGCGCAACGGCCGAGGCGGCGATCCGTGCCTGCGCGCTCGGGGTGGGAGTGGGCATCGTCGAGGTTGCCGACATCGACCGGCTCAATATCTACCACGCCGCCCTCGAGGCGATGCGGCGCGCCTTGCTGGCGCTGCCGGAACCGCCCGACCACGTCGTTGTCGACGCGCGCCGCGTACCGGGCATCTCGGTTCCGCAGACCGCGCTGATTGGCGGCGATGCCCGCTGCTACGCCGTTGCCGCGGCATCGATCGTCGCCAAGGTTGCCCGCGACCGTCTCATGCAGACACTCGAGACCGCCTATCCCGGCTACGGCCTTGGCCGCAACATGGGATACGGCACGCCGGAACACCTCGCTGCCATCGAGCGCCACGGGCCCTCGCCCGTCCATCGCCGCTCGTTTGCGCCGGTCCGCACGATGCGGCTGCCCGGTATGTGA
- a CDS encoding VanZ family protein: MTSAGRAPAGELLRYWAPVVLWLLVISTLSGDPFSASNTHRYLDPVLRFLFPDITPAGFVLAHTVVRKAAHFVEFFILGSLLYWALRRGRPPAWRTRTALLALFMAALYALADEARQAFVPSRTSSLLDSGTDTLGAAVSQMVIYLRHRLGRHVAAE; encoded by the coding sequence ATGACCTCTGCGGGCCGCGCTCCGGCTGGAGAGTTGTTGCGGTACTGGGCGCCGGTTGTGCTCTGGCTGCTCGTCATCTCGACGCTCTCGGGCGACCCGTTCTCGGCCAGCAATACGCACCGGTACCTTGACCCGGTTCTGCGCTTCCTGTTCCCCGACATCACCCCGGCCGGGTTCGTTCTGGCGCACACTGTCGTGCGCAAAGCCGCCCACTTCGTCGAGTTCTTCATTCTCGGCAGCCTACTCTACTGGGCGCTGCGGCGCGGGCGGCCGCCCGCCTGGCGGACGCGTACGGCGCTGTTGGCGCTGTTCATGGCCGCACTTTACGCGCTGGCCGACGAGGCGCGTCAGGCTTTCGTTCCGAGCCGGACATCGTCGCTCCTCGACAGTGGCACCGACACCCTTGGCGCCGCCGTCAGTCAGATGGTGATCTATCTGCGTCACCGGCTCGGTCGCCACGTTGCCGCCGAGTAG
- a CDS encoding response regulator, giving the protein MTSEAARAFQDALGRFPPNYLEQLIESSPDIVVAVDRNGTVVFYNDGAEKNLGYTAAEILGQHVLTLYPSMAEARRVMDAMRNEDTAGPGKIKNFETTFLDRWGQEIPVAISGSILYDADGFEIGSLGFAKDLREIRRRDRLATLGEVAVAVCHEINNPLEVILNQTDMLARFVHDTASDDRAIVEEERIESVRRELNKIQRIVNRLVEMARGAEYTTREYHDGTQMADLAMAPCASATPSLKGLRVLVVDDDLGVCQSLRDVLRQEGCEVLTAGGGIEALRILDHTDVDIVVSDVVMPDLDGYDLFMEIKQRGTTPVLLMTGYYYDRDHVIKRSRLEGLEGVLFKKPVDPVRLKALIRESCDRVAAARRAPA; this is encoded by the coding sequence ATGACCTCGGAAGCGGCGCGTGCATTTCAAGACGCGCTCGGAAGGTTCCCACCCAACTACCTCGAGCAGCTCATCGAGAGCTCGCCCGACATCGTCGTCGCCGTCGACCGCAACGGCACCGTGGTCTTTTACAACGACGGCGCCGAGAAGAACCTCGGATATACGGCCGCCGAGATCCTCGGACAGCACGTCCTCACGCTGTATCCGTCGATGGCCGAAGCGCGCCGGGTGATGGACGCCATGCGCAACGAGGACACGGCCGGGCCGGGCAAGATCAAGAACTTCGAAACCACTTTTCTCGACCGCTGGGGCCAGGAGATCCCCGTCGCCATTTCCGGATCCATTCTCTACGACGCCGACGGTTTCGAAATCGGTTCGCTCGGATTCGCCAAGGACCTGCGAGAAATCCGCCGCCGGGATCGTCTGGCGACGCTCGGCGAAGTCGCGGTTGCGGTCTGCCACGAGATCAACAACCCGCTGGAAGTGATCCTCAACCAGACGGATATGCTGGCGCGCTTCGTCCACGACACCGCGTCGGACGACCGGGCCATCGTCGAGGAGGAGCGGATCGAGTCGGTGCGGCGCGAACTGAACAAGATCCAGCGCATCGTCAACCGACTGGTCGAGATGGCCAGAGGGGCCGAGTACACGACGCGCGAGTACCACGACGGCACGCAGATGGCCGACCTGGCCATGGCGCCGTGCGCGAGCGCTACCCCGAGCTTGAAAGGACTGCGTGTGCTGGTCGTCGACGACGATCTGGGGGTCTGCCAGTCGCTGCGCGACGTGCTGCGCCAGGAAGGCTGCGAGGTTCTGACCGCCGGGGGTGGTATCGAGGCGCTGCGCATCCTCGACCATACGGATGTCGACATCGTGGTCAGCGACGTCGTGATGCCCGACCTCGACGGCTACGATCTATTCATGGAGATCAAACAGCGCGGCACGACGCCGGTGCTGCTGATGACCGGGTACTATTACGATCGCGATCACGTCATCAAGCGCAGCCGGCTCGAGGGATTGGAGGGTGTGCTCTTCAAGAAGCCGGTCGACCCGGTACGCCTCAAGGCGTTGATCCGGGAGTCCTGCGATCGAGTCGCGGCCGCCCGCCGCGCTCCGGCGTGA
- a CDS encoding Coenzyme F420 hydrogenase/dehydrogenase, beta subunit C-terminal domain: protein MHATFREMMNEVVAYGSCCECGSCVLVCPHNVIDYVDGKPKQVAKASNPFDHCGISLGIGCDVCAQVCPRLGDREHHLGDRVFGDDHVYRGGFGAYRRIVAARAKDPAVLARCEDGGVVTSILVWGLRNGTFDGAVVSTVEDSAPCAPRPRVVTTVDEAIASASSWYTYCPNDLALADAERGGLSRVAFVGVPCQITPVRKMQLADPAFLDNGRKKEKHLERQRYFLKNFGDRVVLTVGLLCSEVFTFDELMVDTIEGRMGIPLRDIRKFNVKGKILIDKNNGERVEIPLRDAQEYARPECHHCGDFSAELADISCGGVGANGWTITVLRTQRGADTFNAMVGEGLLEVRPIEEFETSMKVFLRLARKQRVRVPLPPGRLESWARPPGFTG from the coding sequence ATGCACGCGACCTTCAGGGAAATGATGAACGAGGTGGTGGCGTATGGGAGCTGCTGCGAGTGCGGCAGTTGCGTCCTCGTGTGCCCGCACAACGTCATCGACTACGTCGACGGCAAGCCCAAGCAGGTCGCCAAGGCCTCCAACCCGTTCGATCACTGCGGCATCAGTTTAGGGATTGGGTGCGACGTGTGTGCCCAGGTGTGCCCCCGTCTCGGCGACCGCGAGCACCATCTCGGCGATCGGGTGTTCGGCGACGACCATGTGTACCGTGGCGGATTCGGCGCTTATCGACGCATCGTTGCCGCGCGAGCCAAGGACCCTGCTGTCCTGGCGCGCTGCGAGGACGGTGGGGTCGTGACCTCGATTCTGGTCTGGGGGCTCCGCAACGGCACCTTCGACGGCGCGGTCGTATCGACCGTCGAGGACAGTGCTCCGTGTGCGCCGCGGCCACGGGTGGTCACCACCGTCGACGAGGCGATTGCGAGCGCCAGCTCGTGGTACACCTACTGCCCGAACGACCTTGCCCTCGCCGATGCCGAACGCGGGGGCCTGTCGCGCGTGGCGTTCGTCGGGGTGCCCTGCCAGATAACCCCGGTGCGCAAGATGCAGCTTGCCGATCCGGCGTTTCTCGACAACGGTCGCAAGAAGGAGAAACACCTGGAGCGGCAGCGGTACTTTCTCAAGAACTTCGGCGACCGGGTCGTGCTAACCGTCGGGCTCCTCTGTAGCGAGGTGTTCACCTTCGACGAGCTGATGGTGGACACGATCGAGGGGCGGATGGGCATCCCGTTGCGGGACATCCGCAAGTTCAACGTGAAGGGGAAGATCCTGATCGACAAGAACAACGGCGAGCGGGTGGAGATCCCGCTGCGCGACGCGCAGGAATACGCTCGCCCCGAATGTCACCACTGCGGCGACTTTTCCGCCGAGCTGGCGGACATCTCCTGCGGCGGGGTGGGCGCCAACGGTTGGACGATCACCGTGCTCCGGACGCAACGCGGCGCCGACACCTTCAACGCGATGGTCGGGGAGGGGCTGTTGGAGGTGCGACCGATCGAGGAGTTCGAGACGTCGATGAAGGTCTTTCTGCGGCTTGCGCGCAAGCAACGGGTGCGCGTGCCGCTGCCGCCGGGCCGTCTGGAATCGTGGGCTCGGCCGCCGGGTTTTACCGGCTGA
- a CDS encoding DNA internalization-related competence protein ComEC/Rec2: protein MERFAAAPLLLVVAPAWIAGDLLAAGTAAPPSTVGSAVAAVALIALPHRAGRRAGMLLLSFLIAWLAADRVYRPHLPADHIAQWAPRRYAALEATLTTDGEKRGRGGRLWIAGERIGTAEGERTVQGAVLVNVREMGRRWRVGDRVRLRVSIRAPRNFGNPGELDYRAYLARRGVYVTGFLAADRDIELLDRPDSGVGPAFARWRRGVGGLFGSVLPPAPAALLGALIVGTANELPADVRAAFTATGVAHVLSISGLHVGLVAAAGYAAFRWLLARSRSILLTGAVPRLAVGAAVAGVLMYAGIAGTSVATLRAVIMVVVVLGAVVCDRQRHLLVSLAAAALGLLIWSPGASMDISFQLSFVAVLVLVVGMERFGDRWRAHEETTMASLRGWRVRLERATAMYLAVSVLAFLATAPLTALHFNQVTPVSLVANAVVVPLLGGATVILGLLGAVAYLVWEPLARFFVLLAWPGLALGLGIVDALARIPYAVWRVVTPTGIELAILYGALGSAVLLRGRRRSGALILLALAMAIDAGWWYGERYLHDDLRVTFLSVGQADCAVVELPGGDVLVIDAGGLGDTFDTGERLVAPFLWQRKIGRIDYLVLSHAQWDHYGGLAFLAQQFAPRELWWNGQAASGARFAALRRVVGEQGAVERVLARGATRQLGAVVATVVSPEGGALSGQPNDDSLVLRLSFGTRHVLFPGDIEAGGERALLQRPATELGSTVVKVPHHGSRTSSTAGFVDATAPALAVVSAGFGNPFGFPHRDVVRRYGSRGATILRTDTDGAVAVRIDPAGTVVVRSHRYGHIRTFGAPPADLSLTADARKKGAWRGGFGLNSERFAVKVSRADAPGARRSLAGRSAFTPQTRSRFR from the coding sequence ATGGAGCGATTCGCCGCGGCACCGCTGCTGCTCGTCGTAGCGCCGGCGTGGATTGCCGGCGACCTGCTTGCAGCCGGCACGGCGGCACCGCCGTCGACGGTCGGATCGGCAGTCGCCGCGGTCGCCTTGATCGCACTTCCGCATCGGGCCGGCCGCCGGGCCGGGATGTTGCTCCTCAGCTTCTTGATCGCGTGGCTGGCCGCCGATCGCGTCTACCGCCCCCACCTGCCCGCAGACCATATCGCGCAATGGGCCCCGCGTCGTTATGCGGCGCTCGAGGCGACTTTGACGACCGATGGCGAGAAGCGTGGGCGGGGAGGCCGGTTGTGGATTGCGGGCGAGCGTATCGGCACGGCCGAGGGCGAACGCACCGTGCAGGGTGCCGTCCTGGTCAACGTGCGCGAGATGGGTCGTCGGTGGCGGGTGGGTGATCGGGTGCGTCTGCGGGTGTCGATCCGGGCGCCGCGCAACTTCGGCAACCCGGGCGAACTCGATTACCGCGCCTATCTGGCGCGGCGCGGCGTTTACGTCACGGGGTTCCTCGCCGCCGACCGCGACATCGAGTTGCTGGACCGGCCGGACAGCGGCGTCGGACCGGCCTTCGCGCGCTGGCGGCGGGGTGTCGGGGGGTTGTTCGGGAGCGTATTGCCGCCGGCGCCGGCCGCCTTGCTCGGGGCGTTGATTGTCGGCACGGCCAACGAACTGCCGGCGGATGTGCGTGCTGCGTTTACAGCTACCGGTGTTGCCCATGTGCTGTCGATTTCCGGATTGCACGTCGGGCTGGTTGCCGCGGCCGGCTACGCCGCCTTCCGCTGGCTGCTGGCTCGCAGCCGATCGATCCTGCTCACCGGAGCGGTACCCAGGCTCGCCGTCGGTGCCGCCGTGGCCGGTGTGCTGATGTACGCCGGCATTGCCGGGACAAGCGTTGCCACGCTGCGGGCGGTCATAATGGTTGTCGTCGTGCTTGGCGCCGTCGTCTGCGATCGCCAGCGCCACCTGCTGGTCAGCCTTGCCGCAGCCGCGCTGGGCCTGCTGATCTGGTCGCCCGGCGCGTCGATGGACATCTCCTTTCAGCTCTCGTTCGTGGCGGTTCTGGTCCTGGTCGTCGGCATGGAGAGGTTCGGCGATCGATGGCGGGCGCACGAGGAAACCACCATGGCCTCGCTGCGCGGCTGGCGGGTGCGACTCGAACGGGCGACCGCCATGTACCTCGCGGTCTCGGTTCTGGCCTTTCTGGCGACGGCGCCGCTGACCGCCTTGCACTTCAATCAGGTTACGCCGGTGAGCCTCGTTGCCAATGCCGTCGTCGTCCCGTTGCTCGGCGGTGCCACGGTAATCCTCGGTTTGTTGGGCGCCGTGGCGTACCTGGTGTGGGAACCGCTGGCCAGGTTCTTCGTGCTGCTGGCCTGGCCCGGACTCGCGCTGGGCCTGGGGATCGTCGATGCGCTGGCGCGGATTCCGTATGCGGTCTGGCGCGTGGTGACGCCTACCGGGATCGAGCTGGCAATCCTGTACGGGGCGCTGGGGAGCGCGGTGCTATTGCGCGGCCGCCGGCGGAGCGGCGCGCTGATTCTGCTGGCGCTTGCCATGGCCATCGATGCTGGTTGGTGGTACGGCGAGCGCTACCTGCACGACGACCTGCGGGTGACGTTCCTGAGCGTCGGTCAGGCCGACTGTGCGGTGGTCGAGTTGCCTGGCGGGGATGTGCTGGTCATCGACGCCGGGGGGCTGGGCGACACGTTCGATACCGGCGAACGCCTCGTCGCTCCGTTCCTGTGGCAGCGGAAAATCGGCCGCATCGACTACCTGGTCTTGAGCCACGCGCAGTGGGACCATTACGGCGGCCTCGCTTTTCTGGCCCAGCAGTTCGCGCCGCGCGAGCTGTGGTGGAACGGGCAGGCGGCATCCGGCGCCCGCTTCGCGGCGCTGCGGCGAGTAGTTGGCGAGCAAGGCGCCGTCGAGCGCGTGCTGGCGCGAGGTGCAACGCGGCAACTGGGGGCCGTCGTGGCCACGGTCGTCTCGCCAGAGGGCGGTGCCCTGTCCGGCCAGCCCAACGACGATTCCCTGGTGCTGCGCCTTTCGTTCGGAACTCGACATGTCCTGTTTCCGGGAGACATCGAGGCCGGAGGCGAACGCGCGCTGCTGCAGCGTCCGGCAACGGAGCTGGGGAGCACCGTGGTCAAGGTTCCGCATCACGGCAGTCGGACCTCGAGCACCGCCGGGTTCGTCGACGCCACGGCCCCCGCCCTGGCCGTCGTGTCGGCCGGTTTCGGTAACCCCTTTGGCTTCCCGCACCGCGACGTGGTGCGGCGCTACGGAAGCCGCGGCGCGACGATCCTGCGGACCGACACGGACGGGGCCGTCGCTGTGCGGATCGACCCTGCGGGTACGGTGGTGGTGCGCTCCCACCGTTACGGGCACATCCGCACGTTCGGGGCCCCGCCGGCGGACCTTTCGTTGACTGCCGACGCTCGGAAGAAGGGAGCGTGGCGAGGGGGATTCGGCCTTAATTCCGAACGGTTCGCCGTTAAGGTGTCGCGGGCCGACGCTCCCGGTGCGCGGCGATCGCTTGCGGGGCGGTCGGCGTTCACACCGCAGACGCGGAGTCGCTTTCGCTAG
- the uvrC gene encoding excinuclease ABC subunit UvrC, whose translation MSDPIDDASGKAPAGTVALAARLAAVQPRPGVYLLKDRHGKIIYVGKAKNLRARLRTYFRGGDERSQIRFLMPRVADLETLVTTNDKEALILENNLIKRYKPRYNIRLKDDKSYVSVKVTVQDPWPRVLVTRKIVKDGSRYFGPYASAQSVRDTIDTIRKVIPLRTCSDGVFRNRSRPCLEYQIKRCLGPCCLPVDPVVYAQHLRAAVLLLEGRSSQLVRQLRDEMIAAAEAERFEDAARLRDRIRAIEQTQEKQQVVAHWGVDQDVFGIYREGGFIEAQVLFIRQGKLTSNQTYSFEDFEFPDTEVVEALLTQFYQGDRYVPDEVLVPVELDDAEVRTDYLSERKGRRVSVLRPQRGDKARLVEMAGENAAQSFRERRDVDRQRERMSEELQRRLGLRNAPKRIECFDISNIQGQLAVGSMVTFDEGEPDKNRYRRFRIKTVPGADDFRMMYEVLVRRFRRGLERRDFPDLLVVDGGKGQLNVAVSVLAELGIAEVDVVGLAKTRVERAAQATAVNRSDERVFVPGRKNPIVLARNSTALFLLQRLRDEAHRFAITYHRSLRGKERLRSVLDGIAGVGPARRKALLRHFGSALRVRAASIDELARVPGISTALATQIHAALAAAPADRREPSAATGETGDAGFSRGDDE comes from the coding sequence GTGTCCGACCCTATCGACGACGCTTCCGGGAAGGCGCCGGCGGGTACCGTTGCCCTCGCGGCCCGGCTTGCCGCCGTGCAGCCGCGGCCCGGCGTTTATCTATTGAAGGACCGCCACGGCAAGATCATCTATGTCGGCAAGGCGAAGAACCTGCGCGCTCGCTTGCGAACGTACTTCCGGGGCGGCGACGAGCGCAGCCAGATCCGCTTTCTCATGCCGCGCGTCGCCGACCTCGAAACCCTGGTCACGACCAACGACAAGGAGGCGTTGATACTTGAAAATAATCTTATCAAGCGATATAAACCACGCTACAACATCCGACTGAAGGACGACAAGTCGTACGTCAGCGTGAAGGTGACCGTGCAGGACCCGTGGCCGCGAGTGCTGGTAACCCGCAAGATCGTCAAGGACGGCAGCCGGTACTTCGGCCCTTACGCTTCGGCGCAGAGCGTGCGGGACACGATCGACACCATTCGCAAGGTCATTCCGCTGCGGACTTGCAGCGATGGCGTTTTCCGTAACCGCAGTCGCCCGTGTCTTGAGTACCAGATCAAGCGCTGCCTCGGTCCGTGCTGCTTGCCCGTCGACCCGGTCGTGTATGCGCAACACCTGCGCGCCGCCGTGCTCCTGCTCGAAGGTCGCAGCTCCCAACTCGTGCGCCAGCTCCGCGACGAGATGATCGCGGCGGCCGAAGCGGAACGCTTCGAAGACGCGGCCCGCCTGCGCGACCGCATTCGCGCTATCGAACAGACGCAGGAGAAGCAGCAGGTGGTGGCCCACTGGGGCGTCGACCAGGACGTCTTTGGCATCTATCGCGAAGGTGGCTTCATCGAGGCGCAGGTGCTGTTCATACGCCAGGGCAAGCTCACGTCGAATCAGACGTACAGCTTCGAGGACTTCGAGTTTCCCGATACGGAAGTGGTCGAGGCGTTGCTGACCCAGTTCTATCAGGGTGACCGTTACGTGCCGGACGAGGTTCTGGTGCCGGTGGAACTCGACGACGCCGAGGTGCGAACCGACTATCTGTCGGAACGCAAAGGCCGTCGGGTGTCCGTGCTGCGCCCGCAACGCGGCGACAAGGCGCGCCTGGTCGAGATGGCCGGCGAGAACGCGGCGCAGAGCTTCCGCGAGCGTCGCGACGTCGACCGCCAGCGCGAGCGCATGAGCGAGGAGCTGCAGCGCCGGCTCGGCCTGCGCAACGCCCCGAAGCGCATCGAATGCTTCGACATCTCCAACATCCAGGGTCAGCTCGCGGTCGGGTCGATGGTCACCTTCGACGAGGGCGAGCCCGACAAGAACCGCTATCGCCGCTTTCGCATCAAGACGGTGCCCGGGGCCGACGATTTCCGCATGATGTACGAGGTGCTCGTGCGGCGCTTCCGCCGTGGGCTGGAACGGCGGGACTTTCCCGATCTGCTCGTGGTCGACGGCGGCAAGGGTCAGCTCAACGTGGCCGTGTCGGTGCTGGCCGAACTCGGCATCGCCGAAGTCGACGTGGTCGGCCTCGCCAAGACGCGGGTGGAAAGGGCGGCGCAAGCGACCGCGGTTAATCGCAGCGACGAACGGGTCTTCGTCCCCGGGCGCAAGAACCCGATCGTTCTCGCGCGCAATTCGACGGCGCTCTTTCTCTTGCAGCGACTTCGCGACGAAGCGCACCGGTTCGCCATTACCTACCACCGGAGCCTGCGCGGCAAGGAGCGGCTGCGTTCGGTGCTGGACGGCATTGCCGGTGTGGGGCCGGCGCGACGCAAAGCTCTGCTGCGGCACTTCGGCAGCGCTCTACGAGTACGGGCGGCAAGCATCGACGAGCTGGCGCGCGTTCCCGGCATTTCGACTGCTCTGGCGACCCAGATCCACGCCGCCCTCGCCGCCGCGCCGGCAGATCGGCGCGAGCCGTCGGCCGCCACCGGAGAAACCGGGGATGCCGGCTTTTCTCGGGGCGACGACGAATGA
- a CDS encoding twin-arginine translocase TatA/TatE family subunit: MFGLGVPELVIILVVALLIFGPGRLPEIGGAIGRGIRDFRKAFESKDEEPKKVDSNPDAPPPG; the protein is encoded by the coding sequence ATGTTCGGCCTTGGCGTTCCCGAGCTCGTCATCATCCTTGTCGTCGCGCTGCTCATCTTCGGGCCGGGCCGCCTGCCGGAAATCGGCGGAGCTATCGGCCGCGGGATTCGCGATTTCCGTAAAGCGTTCGAGAGCAAGGACGAGGAGCCGAAGAAGGTGGACAGCAACCCCGACGCGCCGCCACCAGGGTGA
- a CDS encoding c-type cytochrome codes for MPVWFFAFLIAVAVLAYPAARRLVLRVEITAPQRGYAVAVRAGCFDCHGPDGAGGVANPGSKDGEVPGFTGGTLMMFVKSDAELREYIVDGAPARKRNDPRYRQAMARQLLAMPAYRGYLGSAEIDDLLAYLRVVSGLIVPADAVVARGQELALALNCFHCHGPMGAGGGANPGSFKGYVPGWWGDDFRDLVRDDDELRAWIRDGTLPRLREHPIARYFIEGQRVYMPAYKDFIGDTDLDALVRYVNWVHAGDWRDQPLDLGH; via the coding sequence ATGCCGGTCTGGTTCTTCGCTTTCCTGATCGCCGTCGCCGTACTCGCGTATCCCGCGGCGCGCCGGCTGGTGCTGCGGGTCGAAATCACGGCGCCGCAGCGCGGCTACGCCGTGGCCGTGCGGGCCGGTTGCTTCGATTGCCACGGCCCCGACGGTGCCGGGGGCGTCGCCAACCCGGGCAGTAAGGACGGCGAGGTGCCCGGCTTCACCGGTGGTACATTGATGATGTTCGTCAAGAGCGATGCCGAGCTGCGCGAGTACATCGTCGACGGCGCTCCGGCGCGTAAGCGCAATGACCCGCGGTATCGCCAGGCCATGGCCAGACAGCTACTCGCCATGCCCGCCTATCGCGGCTATCTCGGCAGTGCCGAGATCGACGACCTCTTGGCTTACTTACGCGTGGTTTCCGGTCTGATCGTTCCGGCCGACGCGGTCGTGGCGCGGGGGCAGGAACTGGCCTTGGCGCTCAACTGTTTTCACTGCCACGGTCCGATGGGCGCAGGCGGCGGGGCCAACCCCGGCTCGTTCAAGGGGTACGTTCCCGGCTGGTGGGGGGACGATTTCCGAGATCTGGTGCGCGACGACGACGAACTGCGCGCCTGGATTCGCGACGGCACCCTGCCGCGCCTGCGCGAGCACCCCATCGCGCGCTACTTCATCGAGGGCCAACGCGTCTACATGCCCGCCTACAAAGACTTCATCGGCGACACCGACCTCGATGCTCTGGTTCGCTACGTCAACTGGGTCCACGCCGGCGACTGGCGCGATCAGCCGCTGGACCTCGGACACTAG